A window of the Leptolyngbyaceae cyanobacterium genome harbors these coding sequences:
- a CDS encoding serine/threonine-protein kinase encodes MVKLLHQPGDILAERYQIFDVLGQGGIGVTYQAVDLQNDRQVAIKKLSLQQISDWKVLELFEREARILSQLNHPGIPQYLDYFQVDTPDDRKFYLVQELAAGESLAALVEKGWHAKETEVKSIAEQVLLILTYLQEFKPPVIHRDIKPQNIIRNSDGKVFLVDFGAVQDTYRQTAIAGSTVIGTYGYMAPEQFAGQAYPATDLYGLAATLLFLLTHQSPSNLPQHRLKIDFRSHVQILPSFADWLETMLEPIPEDRFPSAKAALTNLKGERNSLVEKRSQPTGSRIRLQQTWGKLIVEIPPVGWRLDNISWLGFALIWSGFLFFWTAGAIAVGTYLFFPLFSIPFWIVGLGMLGNILFSLTGRTRLEIDRENFRLQWQLLGFRYLVKGGTADIKKVELSSNYQINNQPIVTCNIIEGVRNYRFGSWLLLAEKEWLMEEITNFLKKNNC; translated from the coding sequence ATGGTAAAATTACTGCATCAACCAGGAGATATTCTGGCCGAAAGATATCAAATTTTTGATGTTTTAGGGCAAGGTGGAATTGGCGTAACTTACCAAGCTGTTGATTTGCAAAACGATCGGCAAGTAGCGATCAAAAAGTTGTCGCTCCAACAGATTAGTGATTGGAAAGTTCTAGAATTATTTGAACGAGAAGCCAGAATTTTATCTCAACTGAATCATCCGGGAATTCCTCAATATTTGGATTACTTTCAGGTGGATACACCGGACGATCGCAAATTTTACCTAGTACAAGAATTGGCAGCAGGAGAGTCTTTAGCAGCTTTAGTAGAAAAAGGTTGGCACGCCAAGGAAACCGAAGTTAAGTCGATCGCCGAACAGGTGTTGTTAATTCTAACTTATTTACAAGAGTTCAAGCCACCAGTAATTCATCGCGATATCAAACCGCAAAATATCATCCGAAACTCAGATGGTAAAGTTTTTTTAGTAGATTTTGGTGCGGTGCAAGATACTTATCGCCAAACTGCGATCGCAGGTAGCACCGTCATCGGTACTTATGGTTATATGGCACCAGAACAATTTGCGGGACAAGCTTACCCTGCCACTGATTTATATGGATTGGCAGCAACTTTATTGTTTTTGTTAACCCATCAATCTCCTAGTAATTTACCTCAGCATCGCCTAAAAATTGACTTTCGTTCTCATGTACAAATTTTACCCTCATTTGCTGACTGGTTAGAAACTATGCTGGAACCAATACCAGAAGATAGATTTCCTTCAGCCAAAGCAGCTTTAACAAATCTCAAGGGGGAAAGAAATTCTCTTGTAGAAAAGCGGAGTCAACCAACTGGAAGCCGCATACGTTTACAGCAAACATGGGGAAAATTAATAGTAGAAATTCCGCCTGTGGGATGGCGATTGGATAATATTTCTTGGTTGGGGTTTGCGTTAATTTGGAGCGGGTTTTTATTTTTTTGGACGGCAGGTGCGATCGCAGTTGGTACTTACCTATTTTTCCCTCTGTTTTCCATTCCTTTTTGGATAGTAGGACTGGGAATGTTAGGCAATATACTCTTTAGTTTGACTGGTCGCACTCGTTTAGAAATCGACAGAGAAAATTTTCGATTGCAATGGCAATTGCTGGGTTTTCGCTATTTGGTAAAAGGAGGCACCGCAGATATCAAAAAAGTAGAACTCAGCAGCAATTATCAAATTAACAATCAACCGATTGTCACTTGTAATATAATAGAAGGAGTTCGTAACTATCGTTTTGGTTCTTGGTTGTTATTAGCGGAGAAAGAATGGCTAATGGAAGAAATTACTAATTTTTTAAAGAAGAACAATTGCTAA
- a CDS encoding DUF4349 domain-containing protein has product MTNQLKVNRHQPERFAIVLLLGALSAITLPSCSQEYSTSLSSYQREMKPAAAPAPKQAMDNMVSQSETKIASNEETAIASAQAPRTLPQLIKKAELTLVVGSIDKSMQQVSALVKKQQGDILGFQESQPTDPSSRQTASMQLRIPSQKLDATLDALAKLGSVESRSLTAEDVSDQLVDFQARLKNLRKSEEALLKIMERSGTVRDVLQVSQQLSNTRESIERISAQLKSLQNQVAYSTINLNLQAAVSAAPVSVTPVGLRVQESWGKATHSVSEFTMSLLSLTIWLFAFSPYFFFIGAIVYGIYRYHKSKSQLVSK; this is encoded by the coding sequence ATGACAAATCAATTAAAAGTTAATCGTCATCAGCCAGAACGATTTGCGATCGTTTTACTGCTGGGCGCATTATCTGCCATTACTTTGCCCAGCTGTTCTCAAGAGTATAGTACAAGCTTAAGCAGCTACCAAAGAGAAATGAAACCAGCCGCCGCACCCGCACCAAAGCAGGCGATGGATAACATGGTAAGTCAATCCGAAACCAAGATAGCATCAAATGAAGAAACTGCGATCGCATCTGCCCAAGCACCTCGCACCTTACCTCAGTTAATTAAAAAAGCAGAATTAACTTTAGTAGTCGGTTCGATTGACAAGAGTATGCAGCAAGTTTCCGCTCTTGTCAAAAAACAACAAGGAGATATACTAGGTTTTCAAGAGAGCCAACCAACCGATCCTAGCAGCCGTCAGACGGCATCGATGCAGTTGCGAATTCCATCCCAAAAGTTAGATGCTACCTTGGATGCTCTTGCTAAACTGGGAAGCGTAGAAAGTCGCTCTCTTACCGCTGAAGATGTTTCCGACCAATTAGTTGATTTTCAAGCGCGACTGAAAAATTTACGTAAATCGGAAGAAGCGTTATTAAAAATAATGGAACGTTCTGGAACGGTGAGAGATGTATTGCAAGTTTCTCAACAACTCAGTAATACGCGAGAATCGATCGAACGAATTTCCGCTCAGTTGAAAAGCCTGCAAAATCAAGTAGCTTATTCCACTATAAATCTCAATTTACAAGCCGCCGTATCTGCTGCCCCTGTATCGGTTACTCCTGTAGGGTTGCGAGTACAAGAAAGTTGGGGAAAAGCAACTCATTCTGTGAGCGAATTTACGATGAGTTTATTGAGTTTGACGATTTGGTTATTTGCTTTTAGCCCTTATTTTTTCTTCATTGGTGCTATAGTGTATGGTATTTACCGATATCATAAATCTAAATCTCAACTAGTGTCGAAATGA
- a CDS encoding pentapeptide repeat-containing protein: protein MKKRIVTLSLVTPLWFASPLLTQYTDPVEQLMSTKECPGCDLSGVNLNGTDLSGVNLSGADLEDANLKNTLLVGANLSGANLRGADLTQAMLSGANISGANFTYANLTDANLFRAKANGSEGADFTGAKLSGTIMPNGTVYQKPAVAPSTSQFPLNFR, encoded by the coding sequence ATGAAAAAAAGAATTGTTACACTATCCCTAGTAACTCCGCTGTGGTTTGCATCCCCCTTGTTAACTCAGTATACTGACCCAGTTGAACAGCTGATGTCTACCAAAGAATGTCCTGGGTGTGACTTAAGTGGTGTAAACTTAAACGGTACTGACTTAAGCGGTGTAAACCTGAGCGGTGCAGACCTTGAAGATGCTAACTTAAAGAATACTCTGTTAGTGGGTGCAAACTTGAGCGGTGCAAACCTGCGGGGTGCAGATCTCACTCAAGCGATGTTGAGCGGTGCGAATATTAGTGGTGCTAATTTTACTTATGCCAACCTGACAGATGCAAACTTGTTTCGTGCAAAAGCGAACGGGTCAGAAGGGGCAGATTTTACTGGTGCTAAACTGAGCGGAACGATCATGCCTAACGGTACCGTGTATCAAAAACCAGCAGTCGCACCATCAACATCCCAGTTTCCTCTTAACTTTCGTTAA
- a CDS encoding CHASE2 domain-containing serine/threonine-protein kinase: MNFKSIYCCAAVLAKFSHQLRDLVSDWRHRYQGMSVMRTPVLVASIGVTAILLGLRHFGQMEVLELGAYDQMLRSRPPEKIDNRLLVVAVTEEDIQKLRQWPLSDAILAQALEKLERHQPTAIGLDIYRDMPVEPGNQQLASQLKKSDRVIAICRSSDAGHLGVAAPSAVPVNRVGFSDFPIDPDGAIRRALLFLSPGKGKCQTKSAFSIQLATRYLANLGIQSFAAPPSGYMALGKVPKKSENREKTAFAPANPRPLVVFPRLDPLAGSYQGIDAAGYQILLNYRSGQEVAPQVTLQDVLADRVPKESIRDRIVLIGVTAASIDDAFYTPFSSVIAEQAKMPGVVVHAQIISQILSAALDGRPLLWYWPNWLEALWIWAWGMAGGLIAWQLRHPLWLGLSGAGVLTALGSICYGTFVYAGWIPFIPAGLGAIATGGSVVVYAAYKMHQQQMEIAREAQEQQATIALLTTMLKNPLPSDSGTLPFSQAATIPIGESPTVPVSLPSENVAPSPVPLFPFVSACLGGRYQITKVLAQGGFGQTYLARDTQRPGHPICVVKHLMPARRDVKFLQVARRLFQTEAKILEVLGQHSQIPQLFAYLEEEEEFYLVEEYVEGVPLSDELPIDRRVSESLVVDLSIGILEILAFIHQHQVIHRDIKPSNIIRRKQDNKLVLIDFGAVKQIQPPVGPETESPTVAIGTRGYAPPEQLAGHPRPASDIYAVGMIAIQALTGIQPQHLTLHRDTGCPIWRPLARVNDELAEILDRMVAYHFSDRYQSATAVLKDLYRLDRSLLNDALTERDLKEISTNQSNISNNHNHIATHQDPPSHSSAWWDATISVDINSNNHVERETSP, encoded by the coding sequence TTGAATTTTAAATCTATTTATTGTTGTGCTGCTGTGCTGGCTAAATTTTCCCATCAACTGCGCGATTTGGTGTCTGATTGGCGTCACCGCTACCAAGGGATGTCAGTTATGCGGACACCTGTATTGGTAGCCAGCATCGGGGTAACTGCGATACTGCTGGGGTTGCGTCATTTCGGGCAGATGGAAGTCCTGGAATTGGGGGCTTATGACCAAATGTTGCGATCGCGTCCGCCAGAGAAAATCGATAACCGCTTGTTAGTGGTGGCGGTAACGGAAGAAGATATCCAGAAGTTGCGTCAGTGGCCCTTATCAGATGCCATATTAGCGCAAGCTTTAGAAAAACTGGAACGGCATCAACCTACTGCAATCGGACTAGATATTTATCGGGATATGCCAGTCGAGCCAGGAAATCAACAATTGGCATCCCAACTGAAAAAAAGCGATCGGGTGATTGCGATTTGTAGGAGTAGCGATGCAGGACATTTAGGGGTTGCCGCCCCATCCGCCGTACCAGTTAATCGAGTAGGTTTTAGCGATTTTCCCATCGATCCGGATGGAGCGATCCGACGGGCGCTGTTATTTTTATCTCCAGGAAAAGGAAAATGCCAAACCAAATCGGCTTTTAGCATTCAATTAGCAACTCGCTATCTAGCTAATTTAGGCATTCAATCTTTTGCAGCACCACCTTCCGGGTATATGGCGCTAGGAAAAGTGCCAAAAAAATCGGAAAATCGAGAAAAGACGGCGTTTGCTCCCGCTAATCCCCGGCCTTTAGTCGTATTTCCTCGTTTAGACCCCCTAGCGGGCAGTTACCAAGGCATAGATGCGGCGGGTTATCAAATTTTACTCAATTACAGGTCAGGTCAAGAAGTTGCTCCACAGGTGACGTTGCAGGACGTACTTGCCGATCGAGTACCGAAAGAGTCGATCCGCGATCGCATCGTGTTGATCGGCGTTACTGCTGCCAGCATAGATGATGCCTTTTATACTCCCTTCAGTTCGGTAATAGCCGAGCAAGCAAAGATGCCGGGAGTAGTAGTTCATGCCCAAATCATCAGTCAAATTCTCAGTGCAGCCTTAGACGGACGCCCCCTATTGTGGTACTGGCCGAATTGGTTAGAAGCCCTGTGGATCTGGGCTTGGGGAATGGCGGGGGGATTAATTGCTTGGCAACTGCGCCATCCTTTGTGGCTGGGACTCTCAGGGGCAGGAGTTTTGACAGCTTTGGGCAGCATATGTTACGGCACGTTCGTATATGCCGGATGGATTCCTTTTATACCAGCAGGGCTGGGGGCGATCGCCACTGGCGGTAGCGTAGTGGTTTACGCCGCTTACAAAATGCACCAACAGCAAATGGAAATTGCCAGGGAAGCACAGGAACAACAGGCAACGATCGCATTGTTGACCACTATGCTAAAAAATCCCCTGCCTTCCGATTCTGGTACTCTTCCTTTTTCCCAAGCCGCCACGATTCCGATCGGCGAATCTCCGACGGTTCCCGTTTCCCTGCCATCAGAAAACGTCGCGCCTTCTCCCGTACCTTTGTTTCCTTTTGTTTCAGCCTGTTTGGGAGGACGCTACCAAATTACCAAAGTCTTAGCACAAGGAGGCTTCGGCCAAACTTATCTGGCACGAGATACCCAACGTCCGGGTCATCCCATTTGCGTAGTCAAACATTTGATGCCAGCCCGTCGAGATGTGAAATTTTTACAAGTAGCGAGGCGATTATTTCAGACAGAAGCCAAAATTTTGGAAGTTTTAGGTCAACACAGTCAGATTCCTCAATTGTTCGCCTATTTGGAAGAAGAAGAAGAGTTTTACTTAGTGGAAGAGTACGTAGAGGGCGTACCTTTGAGCGATGAATTACCGATCGATCGCAGAGTCAGCGAATCCTTAGTAGTGGATTTATCGATCGGCATTTTAGAAATACTCGCTTTCATTCACCAGCATCAAGTCATTCACCGCGATATCAAACCCAGCAATATTATCAGGCGAAAACAAGATAACAAGTTAGTTTTGATTGATTTTGGTGCAGTTAAGCAAATCCAGCCCCCTGTTGGCCCGGAAACGGAAAGCCCTACAGTAGCCATTGGAACGCGAGGATACGCACCACCAGAACAGTTAGCAGGACATCCCCGACCGGCTAGCGATATCTATGCAGTGGGAATGATTGCGATTCAAGCATTAACGGGTATTCAACCCCAGCATTTAACTCTACACCGCGATACTGGTTGCCCCATCTGGCGTCCTCTAGCTAGGGTAAACGATGAATTAGCTGAGATTTTAGATCGGATGGTGGCATATCACTTTAGCGATCGATATCAATCAGCAACAGCCGTGTTAAAAGATCTCTATCGACTCGATCGCTCTTTATTAAACGACGCCTTAACAGAACGTGATTTAAAAGAAATTTCCACTAATCAAAGCAATATTTCCAACAACCACAATCACATCGCGACACACCAAGACCCCCCTTCCCATTCTTCTGCTTGGTGGGATGCCACGATTTCCGTAGACATTAACTCGAATAATCACGTCGAACGGGAAACCTCTCCTTGA
- the bchI gene encoding magnesium chelatase ATPase subunit I has translation MKSAARRVVFPFTAIVGQEEMKLALLLNVIDPKIGGVMIMGDRGTGKSTTIRALADLLPEIEVVADDPFNSHPSDPDIMSDTVREKLAQQAEIRTVKKKVTMVDLPLGATEDRVCGTIDIEKALSEGVKAFEPGLLAKANRGILYVDEVNLLDDHLVDVLLDSAASGWNTVEREGISIRHPARFVLVGSGNPEEGELRPQLLDRFGMHAEIRTVKEPALRVRIVEQRSEFDQNPPDFLEKYQETQEALQKQLVTAQELLPSVTLDYDLRVKISEVCAELDVDGLRGDIVTNRAAKALAAFEGRTQVTVDDIRRIIRLCLRHRLRKDPLESIDSGYKVEKAFSRVFGVELKEGE, from the coding sequence ATGAAATCGGCAGCCCGCCGTGTCGTCTTTCCCTTTACGGCTATCGTTGGCCAGGAGGAAATGAAACTGGCACTGCTATTAAATGTAATCGATCCGAAAATCGGCGGTGTCATGATTATGGGCGATCGCGGCACTGGCAAATCCACTACAATACGGGCATTAGCCGACCTACTTCCAGAAATCGAAGTAGTTGCCGACGATCCCTTCAACAGCCATCCCAGCGATCCCGATATCATGAGCGATACTGTGCGAGAAAAGCTAGCACAGCAAGCGGAAATTAGAACCGTCAAGAAAAAAGTAACGATGGTTGACTTACCGCTAGGGGCAACCGAAGACCGAGTTTGCGGCACGATCGATATTGAAAAAGCTTTGTCTGAAGGTGTCAAGGCTTTTGAACCGGGACTGCTAGCCAAAGCAAATCGCGGTATCCTCTACGTGGATGAAGTCAACTTGCTGGACGACCACCTGGTTGATGTTTTACTAGATTCTGCCGCCTCTGGTTGGAATACGGTAGAACGGGAAGGTATTTCAATCCGCCACCCGGCTAGATTCGTGCTAGTAGGTTCGGGTAATCCGGAAGAAGGGGAATTGCGTCCTCAGTTGCTCGATCGTTTCGGGATGCACGCGGAAATTCGCACCGTGAAGGAACCCGCTTTGCGAGTGCGAATTGTGGAACAAAGATCGGAGTTTGACCAGAATCCACCTGATTTTCTCGAAAAATATCAAGAAACCCAAGAAGCTTTGCAAAAACAACTGGTTACCGCCCAAGAGTTATTGCCTTCGGTGACACTCGATTACGATTTGCGGGTGAAAATTTCTGAGGTTTGTGCTGAACTAGATGTAGACGGCTTGCGGGGAGACATCGTAACCAACCGTGCCGCTAAAGCGTTAGCTGCCTTTGAAGGTAGAACTCAGGTAACGGTGGATGATATCCGCCGCATTATTCGTCTGTGTTTGCGTCACCGCCTGCGGAAAGATCCTCTAGAGTCGATCGATTCTGGTTACAAAGTGGAAAAAGCTTTTAGCCGAGTATTTGGTGTCGAACTAAAAGAAGGTGAATAA
- a CDS encoding VOC family protein — protein sequence MILQCHSAIVTLATSDINKLIIFYTQLLQQEPVNYIPNVYAEFDLPGLRLGIFRPKESELSEFQNSGQSTIGLCLEVNDLENAIAHFTKLGYPPPGQIITASHGREIYAYDPAGNRLILHQSKTQVKSENPSDKLEKNKR from the coding sequence ATGATTTTGCAATGCCACAGCGCGATTGTAACTTTAGCAACTAGTGATATTAATAAATTAATTATTTTTTACACGCAACTTTTGCAGCAAGAACCTGTTAATTATATTCCCAATGTTTATGCTGAATTTGATCTCCCTGGTTTGCGTTTGGGAATTTTTAGACCCAAAGAAAGTGAACTTTCAGAGTTTCAAAATTCGGGCCAAAGTACGATCGGCTTATGTTTAGAAGTAAATGATTTAGAAAATGCGATCGCGCATTTTACCAAATTAGGATACCCACCACCTGGACAAATTATCACCGCTTCTCACGGCAGAGAAATTTACGCCTATGACCCAGCAGGTAATAGATTAATTCTGCACCAATCTAAAACACAGGTAAAAAGTGAAAACCCATCAGATAAACTAGAAAAAAATAAACGCTAG
- a CDS encoding class I fructose-bisphosphate aldolase has product MTTTLSTPSSLESLLGQEAEDLLTYKAKVSQDLLHLPGPDWIDRIFAQSDRNPQVLRSLQQLYSTGRLANTGYLSILPVDQGIEHSAGASFSPNPIYFDPENIVKLAIEGGCNAVATTVGVLGMVSRKYAHKIPFIVKLNHNELLTYPNQYDQIMFASVEQAWNLGAVAVGATIYFGSEQSTRQIQEVSQAFALAHEYGMATILWCYLRNPAFKQDKDYHVSADLTGQANHLGVTIEADIIKQKLPENNGGYSAVAKATGQKYGMTNERVYTDLTTDHPIDLTRYQVLNCYCGRAGLINSGGASGKNDFAEAVRTAVINKRAGGTGLISGRKAFQRPMEEGVKLFNAIQDVYLSKEVTIA; this is encoded by the coding sequence ATGACTACAACGCTATCTACACCCAGTTCTCTGGAGTCTTTGCTGGGTCAAGAAGCTGAAGACCTCCTCACTTATAAAGCTAAAGTTTCTCAAGATTTATTGCATTTACCAGGGCCAGATTGGATCGATCGGATTTTTGCACAAAGCGATCGCAATCCGCAAGTTTTGCGTAGCTTGCAACAACTTTATTCTACCGGGCGTTTGGCAAATACTGGTTATCTTTCGATCTTGCCAGTAGACCAAGGAATCGAACACTCAGCGGGCGCTTCTTTTTCACCCAATCCAATTTATTTTGACCCGGAAAACATCGTGAAATTGGCAATTGAAGGTGGTTGCAATGCAGTTGCGACAACTGTAGGCGTTTTGGGTATGGTTTCCCGCAAATACGCCCATAAAATTCCGTTCATTGTCAAACTAAACCATAACGAACTGCTTACCTATCCGAATCAATACGACCAAATCATGTTTGCTTCTGTCGAACAAGCATGGAATTTGGGCGCGGTAGCAGTTGGCGCAACAATTTATTTTGGTTCGGAACAATCAACTCGCCAAATACAAGAAGTCAGCCAAGCTTTTGCCCTCGCCCACGAATATGGAATGGCAACAATTTTGTGGTGCTATCTGCGGAATCCTGCTTTCAAACAAGATAAAGATTATCACGTATCGGCAGATTTAACCGGACAAGCAAATCATTTGGGAGTGACCATCGAAGCAGATATCATCAAACAAAAATTGCCTGAAAATAACGGTGGTTACAGTGCAGTTGCCAAAGCAACCGGCCAGAAATATGGCATGACAAACGAGCGAGTTTATACCGATTTGACAACCGACCATCCAATTGATTTAACTCGCTATCAAGTGTTGAATTGTTATTGCGGTCGGGCTGGTTTAATTAACTCTGGTGGTGCTTCCGGAAAAAATGATTTTGCCGAAGCAGTTCGCACGGCGGTAATTAACAAACGCGCTGGTGGTACTGGCTTAATCTCCGGTCGCAAAGCATTTCAACGTCCGATGGAAGAAGGAGTTAAATTATTTAATGCGATTCAGGATGTTTATTTGTCGAAAGAAGTGACGATAGCTTAA
- a CDS encoding M48 family metallopeptidase, giving the protein MNRLWRLGIAVILVAFGLISYCTSSSYNPITGESQRIQLQPQQEITLGLQAREKMAARHGGLYPDKALQQYVNQVGDRIVAQSDASKTPYPFDFYLLRDPQTINAFALPGGQVFITAALLSRLSSEAQLAAVLGHEIGHVVARHGAEHLAKQQLGSTLVTAVGVAASDDQGRGRQAQIIAQAVNQLVGLRYGREDELESDRLGFRFMTQAGYNPQGIVQVMQILGASRKGGQSPEFFSTHPNPENRVQKLQALITEAYPNGIPANLTSGQDNFGKYVAPRLPKS; this is encoded by the coding sequence GTGAATAGACTCTGGCGGCTGGGAATTGCGGTTATCCTCGTGGCATTTGGGTTAATCTCTTATTGCACCAGCAGTTCCTACAATCCCATCACGGGGGAAAGTCAACGCATCCAACTACAACCGCAACAGGAAATAACTTTGGGACTGCAAGCGCGAGAAAAAATGGCCGCTCGACACGGCGGTTTGTACCCGGACAAAGCTCTTCAACAATATGTAAATCAAGTGGGCGATCGCATAGTAGCGCAGTCAGACGCCTCTAAAACCCCCTATCCCTTTGATTTTTATCTATTGCGCGATCCTCAAACTATTAACGCTTTTGCCTTACCGGGGGGGCAAGTTTTCATCACCGCCGCTTTACTCTCCCGCCTTTCCTCAGAAGCGCAACTAGCCGCAGTACTGGGACATGAAATCGGTCATGTCGTGGCGCGACACGGCGCGGAACACTTGGCAAAACAGCAATTAGGCTCCACACTGGTAACAGCCGTGGGAGTCGCTGCCAGCGATGACCAAGGACGGGGAAGACAAGCACAAATTATCGCTCAAGCAGTCAACCAACTTGTCGGTTTGCGATATGGAAGGGAAGATGAATTAGAAAGCGATCGCCTGGGTTTTCGCTTCATGACCCAAGCAGGCTACAATCCCCAAGGCATCGTCCAAGTTATGCAAATATTAGGAGCTAGTCGCAAAGGCGGTCAATCCCCAGAATTTTTCAGCACTCATCCCAATCCCGAAAATCGCGTACAAAAGTTGCAAGCTTTAATTACCGAAGCTTACCCGAATGGAATTCCGGCAAATTTGACATCTGGACAGGATAACTTTGGCAAATACGTAGCACCTCGTTTACCAAAAAGCTAA
- a CDS encoding pyridoxal phosphate-dependent aminotransferase — protein sequence MKLAARVSQVKPSLTLAIAAKAKAMKAQGIDVCSFSAGEPDFDTPEHIKAAAKQALDAGKTKYGPAAGEPQLRDAIAHKLKTDNGLDYKAENVIVTNGGKHSLFNLMLALLDPGDEVVIPSPYWLSYPEMVTLAAGVPVIVDTDAKNNYKITPAQLRQAITPKTKLFVLNSPSNPTGVVYTPDEIKALAEVVVEKDIFVVSDEIYEKIVYDDTQQVSIGSFGPEIFQRTLISNGFAKAYSMTGWRIGYLAGPVEIIKAASTIQGHSTSNVCTFAQYGAIAALTSPQDCIEEMRQAFAKRRQVVLESISTIPGLSCPKPDGAFYVFIDISKTGLTSLEFCDALLESYQVAAIPGVAFGADDCIRLSYATDLVTIEKGLERLDKFVRSKI from the coding sequence ATGAAGCTGGCAGCACGAGTTAGTCAAGTAAAGCCTTCTTTAACATTAGCGATCGCCGCCAAAGCCAAGGCGATGAAGGCGCAGGGTATAGATGTATGTAGTTTTAGCGCTGGGGAACCGGATTTCGACACGCCAGAGCATATCAAAGCCGCTGCAAAGCAAGCTCTGGACGCTGGTAAAACGAAATATGGCCCAGCCGCAGGGGAGCCGCAGTTACGGGATGCGATCGCCCACAAGCTGAAAACGGATAATGGATTAGATTACAAGGCTGAAAATGTCATTGTGACTAACGGCGGAAAGCATTCTTTATTTAATCTAATGCTGGCGCTGCTAGATCCAGGGGATGAAGTGGTTATTCCGTCACCCTACTGGTTGAGTTATCCAGAAATGGTGACATTGGCGGCAGGAGTTCCGGTAATCGTAGATACTGATGCTAAGAATAACTACAAAATTACGCCTGCACAATTGCGACAGGCGATTACGCCGAAAACCAAGTTGTTCGTCCTTAATTCTCCCTCTAATCCTACAGGTGTTGTTTATACGCCAGATGAAATTAAGGCACTAGCAGAAGTAGTAGTAGAAAAAGATATTTTCGTAGTTTCTGATGAAATTTACGAGAAAATCGTCTACGATGACACCCAGCAGGTGAGTATTGGTTCGTTTGGCCCTGAAATCTTTCAGCGCACGTTGATTAGTAATGGTTTTGCCAAAGCTTACTCGATGACGGGTTGGCGGATCGGTTATTTAGCTGGCCCAGTGGAAATAATTAAGGCTGCAAGTACTATTCAGGGACACAGTACCTCGAATGTTTGTACTTTTGCTCAATATGGTGCGATCGCAGCTTTAACCAGTCCCCAAGATTGTATCGAAGAGATGCGCCAAGCTTTTGCCAAACGCCGTCAGGTAGTACTGGAAAGCATTAGCACTATCCCCGGTTTGAGTTGTCCCAAACCAGACGGTGCTTTTTACGTTTTTATAGATATCAGCAAAACGGGTTTGACTTCTCTGGAATTTTGCGATGCGCTGCTAGAATCCTACCAAGTTGCTGCGATTCCAGGTGTCGCTTTTGGCGCTGATGACTGCATCCGTTTATCTTACGCCACCGATTTAGTGACGATCGAAAAAGGGTTAGAACGTTTGGATAAATTTGTGCGTTCTAAGATCTAA
- a CDS encoding Uma2 family endonuclease: MSTLLSETKSPPGIIISWESLPDDFQLEDEPVDNTGQPLLAGALRESLEISGFIQPQMLIASNFALCATINGQFIAKAPDWVYVSSVKEILPDRQSYTPNLEGEVPAIAIEFLSDKDGTEYSVKRTYPPGKWFFYEQILQIPIYVIFDPDGGLLEYYQLENGRYELKQPDENGRHWIETMGLFLGTWQGAKEGRTGYWLRWWDKDSNLLPWAVEKIEQERQRAEQERLEKDKLIAYLRSQGIDPNNLPNL, encoded by the coding sequence ATGTCAACTCTACTCAGCGAAACCAAATCACCCCCAGGAATAATCATTTCTTGGGAATCTCTACCCGATGATTTTCAGTTAGAGGATGAACCAGTGGATAATACGGGACAGCCACTTTTAGCAGGTGCTTTACGTGAAAGTTTAGAAATTAGTGGTTTCATTCAACCACAAATGTTAATCGCCTCTAACTTTGCTCTTTGTGCAACAATCAATGGGCAATTTATCGCGAAAGCACCAGATTGGGTATATGTATCATCAGTCAAAGAAATTTTACCAGATCGCCAAAGCTATACACCCAATTTAGAAGGGGAAGTACCAGCGATCGCAATAGAATTTTTATCAGATAAAGATGGTACTGAATATTCTGTTAAACGCACCTATCCACCTGGAAAATGGTTTTTTTACGAACAGATATTGCAAATTCCCATCTATGTTATATTCGATCCAGATGGCGGACTATTAGAATATTATCAACTGGAAAATGGGCGGTATGAATTAAAGCAACCTGATGAAAATGGTCGTCATTGGATTGAAACAATGGGATTATTTTTAGGAACTTGGCAAGGAGCAAAAGAAGGAAGAACTGGGTATTGGTTAAGGTGGTGGGATAAAGATAGTAATTTGTTACCTTGGGCGGTAGAAAAAATTGAACAGGAACGCCAACGGGCAGAACAGGAACGCCTGGAAAAAGATAAGCTAATAGCTTATTTAAGATCGCAGGGTATCGACCCCAATAATTTGCCTAATCTTTAA